One stretch of Mus pahari chromosome 5, PAHARI_EIJ_v1.1, whole genome shotgun sequence DNA includes these proteins:
- the Gpr52 gene encoding G-protein coupled receptor 52, which translates to MNESRWTEWKILNMSSSIVNVSEHHSCPLGFGHYSVEDVCIFETVVIVLLTFLIISGNLTVIFVFHCAPLLHHYTTSYFIQTMAYADLLVGVTCLVPTLSLLHYSTGVHESLTCQVFGYIISVLKSVSMACLACISVDRYLAITKPLSYNQLVTPCRLRICIIMIWIYSCLIFLPSFFGWGKPGYHGDIFEWCATSWLTSAYFTCFIVCLLYAPAALVVCFTYFHIFKICRQHTKEINDRRARFPSHEVEASREAGHSPDRRYAMVLFRITSVFYMLWLPYIIYFLLESSRVLDNPTLSFLTTWLAISNSFCNCVIYSLSNSVFRLGLRRLSETMCTSCVCVKDQEAQDPKPRRRANSCSI; encoded by the coding sequence ATGAATGAATCCAGGTGGACTGAATGGAAGATCCTGAACATGAGCAGTAGCATTGTGAATGTGTCTGAGCACCACTCCTGCCCTCTTGGATTTGGTCACTACAGTGTGGAGGATGTCTGCATCTTTGAGACAGTTGTCATTGTCTTGCTGACATTTCTGATCATCTCTGGGAATTTAACAGTCATCTTTGTCTTTCACTGTGCTCCACTGTTACACCACTATACTACCAGCTACTTTATACAGACCATGGCATACGCTGACCTCCTCGTTGGAGTTACCTGCTTGGTTCCTACTCTGTCCCTTCTTCATTACTCTACAGGTGTCCATGAGTCACTGACTTGCCAGGTGTTTGGATATATTATTTCAGTTCTAAAAAGCGTGTCTATGGCGTGTCTTGCTTGCATCAGTGTGGATCGATATCTTGCAATAACCAAGCCTCTATCCTACAATCAACTGGTCACTCCTTGTCGCCTGAGAATTTGCATTATTATGATTTGGATTTACTCCTGCCTAATTTTCTTGCCTTCATTTTTTGGCTGGGGCAAACCTGGTTACCATGGTGACATTTTTGAATGGTGTGCCACATCTTGGCTTACCAGTGCCTATTTTACttgctttattgtttgtttactttatgCTCCTGCTGCCTTGGTTGTCTGCTTCACTTActttcacattttcaaaatttGCCGGCAGCACACCAAAGAGATAAATGACCGGAGAGCTCGATTCCCTAGCCATGAGGTAGAGGCCTCTAGGGAAGCAGGACACAGCCCTGACCGTCGCTACGCCATGGTTTTATTTAGGATAACTAGCGTGTTTTACATGCTGTGGCTTCCGTATATTATTTACTTTCTTCTAGAAAGTTCTCGTGTCTTGGACAATCCCACACTGTCCTTCTTAACCACCTGGCTTGCGATCAGCAATAGTTTTTGTAACTGTGTAATATACAGCCTCTCCAACAGTGTTTTCCGCCTTGGCCTCCGAAGGCTTTCTGAAACAATGTgcacatcttgtgtgtgtgtgaaggatcAGGAAGCACAAGATCCTAAACCTAGGAGACGGGCAAATTCCTGCTCTATTTGA